Proteins encoded within one genomic window of Mycolicibacterium aubagnense:
- the prmC gene encoding peptide chain release factor N(5)-glutamine methyltransferase, with protein sequence MTGKSDSVRQAIADAAAVLAAAGVDSARVDAEYLAAHAAGVDRARVMFAEPDPAFYPHFRDLVERRAQRIPLQHLIGTAAFGPVEVQVGPGVFIPRPETEALLEWAMKQPMSPSPVIVDLCTGSGALALALAHTWPQAKVVAVEKSPEALVYARRNCAGTAVEVLAADVTVPGLLADRNGTVDLLVSNPPYIPDGADLDPEVIDHDPAAALFGGPDGMSVIVPIIALAARLLRPGGALGVEHDDTTADQVVAALERDGTFGDITARLDLTGRSRFVTATRR encoded by the coding sequence GTGACCGGCAAAAGTGACTCCGTCAGACAAGCGATCGCTGACGCGGCTGCCGTGCTCGCTGCCGCGGGCGTCGACTCCGCCCGCGTCGACGCCGAGTACCTCGCCGCGCACGCTGCGGGGGTGGACCGCGCCCGGGTGATGTTCGCCGAGCCCGATCCCGCGTTCTATCCGCATTTCCGTGACCTGGTGGAACGTCGCGCGCAGCGAATTCCCTTGCAGCACTTGATCGGAACGGCCGCGTTCGGTCCGGTGGAGGTGCAGGTCGGTCCGGGAGTGTTCATTCCCCGCCCGGAGACCGAGGCGCTGCTGGAGTGGGCCATGAAACAGCCAATGTCGCCGAGCCCGGTGATCGTGGACCTGTGCACCGGGTCGGGAGCCCTGGCATTGGCGTTGGCGCACACCTGGCCGCAGGCAAAGGTCGTGGCCGTCGAGAAATCCCCGGAGGCTCTGGTCTACGCCCGGCGCAACTGTGCCGGCACCGCCGTCGAGGTGCTGGCGGCCGACGTCACAGTTCCCGGCCTGCTGGCAGACCGGAACGGCACAGTGGACCTGCTGGTATCCAACCCGCCGTACATCCCGGACGGTGCCGACCTTGATCCCGAAGTCATCGACCACGACCCGGCCGCGGCCCTGTTCGGCGGCCCCGACGGCATGTCCGTCATCGTGCCGATCATCGCGCTGGCGGCGCGGTTGCTGCGTCCGGGCGGCGCGCTGGGCGTCGAGCACGACGACACCACGGCGGATCAGGTGGTGGCCGCGTTGGAGCGCGACGGTACGTTCGGAGACATCACCGCTCGGCTCGATCTGACCGGGCGGTCCCGGTTCGTCACCGCGACCCGGCGGTAA
- a CDS encoding glycosyltransferase family 4 protein, which translates to MTVVADAGRLLAQIDRGTGVPLRELVLVGLTAAIITYFATGWVRALAFRFGAVAYPRERDVHVQPVPRMGGLAMYIGVVAAVLLASQLPALTRGFVYSSGMPAVVVAGGLIMLIGLIDDRWGLDALTKFAGQITAASVLVTMGVAWSVLYIPIGGVGTIVLDQASSILLTLALTVSIVNAMNFVDGLDGLAAGLGLITASAICIFSVGLLRDHGGDVLFYPPAVISVVLAGACLGFLPHNFHPARIFMGDSGSMLIGLMLAAASTTAAGPISQNAYGARDVFALLSPFLLVVAVMFVPALDMLLAIVRRTRAGLSPFSPDKMHLHHRLLQIGHSHRRVVLLIYLWVGIVALGAASTIFFDPRYTGAVMLGAILLAAVFTLIPLLRRRDDLPEGEYDKK; encoded by the coding sequence GTGACTGTAGTTGCCGACGCAGGCCGGCTGCTCGCACAGATCGACCGGGGTACCGGGGTTCCGCTCCGGGAGCTGGTGCTGGTCGGTCTCACCGCGGCGATCATCACCTACTTCGCCACCGGCTGGGTGCGGGCGCTGGCCTTCCGCTTCGGTGCGGTCGCCTACCCGCGCGAACGTGACGTCCACGTTCAGCCGGTCCCGCGCATGGGCGGGCTGGCCATGTACATCGGGGTGGTCGCCGCCGTGCTGCTGGCCTCCCAATTGCCCGCCCTGACGCGAGGTTTCGTCTATTCGTCGGGCATGCCGGCGGTCGTGGTGGCCGGCGGCCTGATCATGCTCATCGGCCTGATCGACGACCGCTGGGGCCTGGACGCCCTGACCAAGTTCGCGGGGCAGATCACCGCGGCCAGCGTCCTGGTCACCATGGGCGTCGCGTGGAGTGTGCTGTACATCCCGATCGGCGGCGTCGGCACCATCGTGCTGGACCAGGCGTCTTCCATCCTGCTGACCCTGGCGCTGACGGTGTCGATCGTCAACGCGATGAACTTCGTCGACGGGCTCGACGGCCTGGCTGCCGGGCTCGGCCTCATCACCGCGTCGGCCATCTGCATCTTCTCGGTCGGGCTGCTGCGCGACCACGGCGGTGACGTGTTGTTCTACCCGCCGGCCGTCATCTCGGTGGTGCTTGCCGGCGCGTGCCTGGGTTTCCTGCCGCACAACTTCCATCCGGCCCGCATCTTCATGGGGGATTCCGGGTCCATGCTGATCGGCCTGATGCTGGCGGCTGCGTCGACCACCGCAGCCGGCCCGATTTCCCAGAACGCTTACGGCGCGCGCGACGTGTTTGCTTTGCTGTCGCCGTTCCTGTTGGTGGTTGCGGTGATGTTCGTGCCGGCCCTCGACATGCTGCTGGCGATCGTGCGTCGCACCCGGGCCGGCCTGAGCCCGTTCAGTCCCGACAAGATGCATCTGCACCATCGGCTGCTGCAGATCGGCCACTCGCATCGCCGCGTCGTGCTGCTCATCTACCTATGGGTGGGCATCGTGGCGCTGGGGGCGGCCAGCACCATTTTCTTCGACCCCCGATACACGGGTGCGGTGATGCTCGGAGCCATCCTGCTGGCCGCTGTTTTCACCCTGATACCGCTCCTGCGGCGGCGCGATGACCTGCCAGAAGGCGAGTACGACAAAAAGTAG
- a CDS encoding ATP synthase subunit I, which yields MTTPAQDAPLVLPAVAFRPVRLFAISLLVTAIALGGGYAVSGNLKFGAFFGLGMALGLTNAMLVRRAVAKVTAKDHPLKMQMAANSAMRLVAISVIALLITWLFKPAGIGVLFGVALFQAILVMSTALPVMKKVRAGQRDGGAGVDQPEAHDGSEAKD from the coding sequence ATGACGACACCAGCGCAGGACGCGCCTTTGGTGTTGCCGGCAGTGGCTTTTCGGCCCGTGCGTTTGTTTGCTATCTCGCTCCTCGTGACGGCCATCGCGCTCGGCGGCGGCTACGCAGTGAGCGGCAATCTCAAGTTCGGCGCCTTCTTCGGTCTGGGCATGGCGCTCGGTCTGACCAACGCGATGCTGGTCCGTCGCGCGGTCGCCAAGGTCACCGCCAAGGACCACCCCCTGAAGATGCAGATGGCAGCCAACTCCGCGATGCGGCTGGTGGCCATCTCGGTGATCGCCCTGCTGATCACCTGGCTCTTCAAGCCGGCCGGTATCGGCGTCCTCTTCGGGGTGGCACTTTTCCAGGCGATTCTTGTCATGAGCACCGCATTGCCGGTGATGAAGAAGGTCCGCGCCGGCCAGCGTGACGGTGGTGCCGGCGTCGACCAACCAGAAGCACACGACGGATCAGAAGCAAAGGACTGA
- the prfA gene encoding peptide chain release factor 1 translates to MAETDTAPRIEALLAEHADLERQLGDPNLHADAGAARKVGRRFAQVSPIVVTYRKLEAAQGDLEAARELAAEDAAFAAEVPELEARVAELDAKLTDLLAPRDPHDADDVVLEVKSGEGGEESALFAADLARMYIRYAERHGWTVAVLDETWSDLGGYKDATITIASKGDSADGVWSRMKFEGGVHRVQRVPVTESQGRVHTSAAGVLVYPEPEDVEQVQIDESDLRIDVYRSSGKGGQGVNTTDSAVRITHLPTGIVVTCQNERSQLQNKARAMVVLAARLQALAEEQASADASADRASQIRTVDRSERIRTYNFPENRIADHRINFKAHNLDQVLDGDMDALLDALAAADKQARLAQE, encoded by the coding sequence GTGGCAGAGACAGATACAGCGCCCCGCATCGAGGCGCTGTTGGCCGAGCACGCCGATCTCGAGCGGCAGTTGGGCGACCCGAATCTGCACGCTGATGCCGGCGCGGCCCGCAAGGTCGGTCGCCGGTTCGCGCAGGTGTCGCCGATCGTCGTCACCTATCGCAAGCTCGAGGCTGCCCAGGGTGACCTCGAAGCGGCTCGTGAGCTGGCCGCCGAGGACGCCGCGTTCGCCGCGGAGGTGCCCGAGCTGGAGGCCCGTGTCGCCGAACTCGACGCCAAACTGACCGACCTGCTGGCCCCGCGTGATCCGCACGACGCCGACGACGTCGTCCTCGAAGTGAAGTCCGGTGAGGGCGGCGAAGAATCGGCCCTGTTCGCAGCCGACCTTGCGCGCATGTACATCCGGTACGCCGAGCGCCATGGCTGGACCGTCGCGGTGCTCGACGAGACCTGGTCGGACCTCGGCGGCTACAAGGACGCCACCATCACCATCGCCAGCAAGGGCGACTCGGCCGACGGCGTGTGGTCCCGCATGAAATTCGAGGGCGGTGTCCACCGCGTGCAGCGCGTGCCCGTCACCGAATCCCAGGGTCGCGTGCACACCTCGGCAGCCGGCGTCCTGGTCTACCCGGAGCCCGAGGACGTCGAGCAGGTCCAGATCGACGAATCCGACCTGCGGATCGACGTGTACCGGTCGTCCGGCAAGGGTGGTCAGGGCGTCAACACGACCGACTCAGCGGTCCGCATCACGCACCTGCCCACGGGCATCGTCGTCACCTGCCAGAACGAGCGCTCGCAGCTGCAGAACAAGGCCCGAGCCATGGTGGTGCTCGCCGCCCGGTTGCAGGCGCTGGCCGAAGAGCAGGCCTCGGCGGACGCATCCGCCGACCGCGCCAGCCAGATCCGCACCGTCGACCGCAGCGAGCGCATCCGGACCTACAACTTCCCCGAGAACCGGATCGCCGATCACCGCATCAACTTCAAGGCCCACAACCTCGACCAGGTGCTCGACGGCGACATGGACGCGCTGCTCGACGCCCTGGCGGCCGCCGACAAGCAGGCCCGGCTCGCGCAGGAGTGA
- the atpB gene encoding F0F1 ATP synthase subunit A: MIQQFTAEAAIEVGHHEQHELWGYTFNVDTIIATSVAAVIVIALAFFVKAKVTSTGVPGGVQLFFEAITIQMRQQIETAIGMKIAPFVLPLAVTIFTFILISNWLSVLPVQFGGEDGGAKELLAPPASDINYVLALALFVFLCYHAAGIWRRGVFGHFKKLLKGHVAVLAPINIVEEIAKPVSLSLRLFGNMFAGGILVALIAMFPWYVQWAPNAIWKTFDLFVGLIQAFIFALLTILYFSQSMELDEHH; this comes from the coding sequence GTGATTCAACAATTCACCGCCGAGGCCGCCATCGAGGTCGGCCACCACGAGCAGCACGAGCTGTGGGGCTACACCTTCAACGTTGACACGATCATCGCCACCAGCGTGGCCGCGGTCATCGTCATCGCGTTGGCCTTCTTCGTGAAGGCGAAGGTGACCTCCACCGGAGTGCCCGGCGGTGTCCAGCTGTTCTTCGAGGCCATCACCATCCAGATGCGCCAGCAGATCGAGACCGCGATCGGTATGAAGATTGCTCCGTTCGTGCTGCCGCTGGCCGTCACGATCTTCACCTTCATCCTGATCTCCAACTGGCTCTCGGTCCTGCCGGTGCAGTTCGGTGGGGAAGACGGTGGCGCGAAAGAGCTGCTGGCCCCGCCGGCCTCGGACATCAACTACGTGTTGGCGCTCGCGCTGTTCGTGTTCCTCTGCTACCACGCTGCGGGCATCTGGCGCCGGGGTGTCTTCGGCCACTTCAAGAAGCTGCTGAAGGGCCACGTCGCGGTCCTGGCTCCGATCAACATCGTCGAGGAGATCGCCAAGCCGGTCTCGCTGTCTCTGCGACTCTTCGGAAACATGTTCGCCGGTGGCATCCTGGTCGCCCTGATCGCGATGTTCCCCTGGTACGTGCAGTGGGCGCCGAACGCCATCTGGAAGACCTTCGATCTGTTCGTCGGCCTGATCCAGGCGTTCATCTTCGCCCTGCTGACGATCCTGTACTTCAGCCAGTCGATGGAACTCGACGAGCACCACTAA
- a CDS encoding L-threonylcarbamoyladenylate synthase, producing the protein METFDCGDAAKRTTGIASAISALKGGRLVVLPTDTVYGLGADAFNSEAVAALLAAKGRGRNMPVPVLVGSWRTIDGLVYAVPPSARDLIEAFWPGALSLVVRQAPSLSWDLGDTNGSVMLRMPLHPVAIELLREVGPMAVSSANVSGQPPAVNAEEARAQLGDKVEVYLDAGPATKQAASTIVDLTSATPRVLREGPISVSQIAEVLGVAPESLTGEVP; encoded by the coding sequence ATGGAGACGTTCGACTGCGGCGATGCGGCCAAGCGCACCACGGGGATCGCCTCGGCGATCAGTGCGCTCAAGGGCGGTCGCCTGGTCGTGCTGCCCACCGACACCGTCTACGGGCTCGGCGCCGACGCCTTCAACAGCGAGGCGGTGGCGGCGCTGCTGGCCGCAAAGGGGAGGGGCCGCAACATGCCGGTCCCGGTCCTGGTCGGTTCATGGCGCACCATCGACGGCCTGGTCTACGCCGTGCCGCCGTCGGCGCGCGACCTGATCGAGGCATTCTGGCCGGGCGCGCTGAGCCTGGTGGTCCGTCAGGCCCCGTCGCTGTCGTGGGACCTCGGTGACACCAACGGCAGCGTCATGCTGCGTATGCCACTGCACCCCGTGGCCATCGAGCTGTTGCGCGAGGTCGGCCCCATGGCCGTGTCCAGCGCCAACGTCTCCGGCCAGCCGCCCGCCGTCAACGCCGAGGAGGCGCGGGCGCAGCTGGGCGACAAGGTCGAGGTGTACCTGGACGCCGGACCGGCGACCAAGCAGGCCGCGTCCACGATCGTCGACCTCACCAGCGCGACGCCGCGGGTGCTGCGCGAAGGACCGATCTCCGTCTCGCAGATCGCCGAAGTGCTCGGCGTCGCACCGGAGTCGCTGACCGGCGAGGTGCCGTGA